The Pan troglodytes isolate AG18354 chromosome 8, NHGRI_mPanTro3-v2.0_pri, whole genome shotgun sequence genome window below encodes:
- the PTF1A gene encoding pancreas transcription factor 1 subunit alpha — MGPWHAPVDVVIRILACRPSAPGSPPQPSPAQRERGPERSGRGHSREARGRAARRPPSCPQPGPREGGARTGLRNSPRTNTRSPAVPLPTAAASMDAVLLEHFPGGLDAFPSSYFDEDDFFTDQSSRDPLEDGDELLADEQAEVEFLSHQLHEYCYRDGACLLLPPAPPAAPLALAPPSSGGPGEPDDGGGGGYCCETGAPPGGFPYSPGSPPSCLAYPCAGAAVLSPGARLRGLSGAAAAAARRRRRVRSEAELQQLRQAANVRERRRMQSINDAFEGLRSHIPTLPYEKRLSKVDTLRLAIGYINFLSELVQADLPLRGGGAGGCGGPGGGGRLGGDSPGSQAQKVIICHRGTRSPSPSDPDYGLPPLAGHSLSWTDEKQLKEQNIIRTAKVWTPEDPRKLNSKSSFNNIENEPPFEFVS; from the exons ATGGGTCCCTGGCACGCGCCTGTGGATGTTGTTATAAGAATCCTCGCGTGCCGGCCCTCAGCTCCAGGAAGTCCGCCACAGCCCTCCCCAGCGCAGCGCGAGCGCGGGCCAGAGCGCAGCGGCCGCGGGCACTCCAGGGAGGCCCGGGGGCGGGCAGCCCGGCGGCCGCCTAGCTGCCCCCAGCCAGGGCCCCGGGAGGGAGGGGCTCGGACAGGCCTTAGAAACTCACCAAGAACTAACACGCGCAGCCCGGCAGTCCCGCTGCCCACTGCGGCGGCGAGCATGGACGCGGTGTTGCTGGAGCACTTCCCCGGGGGCCTAGACGCCTTTCCTTCTTCGTACTTCGACGAGGACGACTTCTTCACCGACCAGTCTTCACGGGACCCCCTGGAGGACGGCGATGAGCTGCTGGCGGACGAGCAGGCCGAGGTGGAGTTCCTTAGCCACCAGCTCCACGAGTACTGCTACCGCGACGGGGCGTGCCTGCTGCTGCCGCCCGCGCCCCCGGCCGCCCCGCTAGCGCTCGCCCCGCCGTCCTCGGGGGGCCCCGGTGAGCCAGacgacggcggcggcggcggctacTGCTGCGAGACGGGGGCGCCCCCAGGCGGCTTCCCCTACTCGCCCGGCTCGCCGCCCTCGTGCCTGGCCTACCCGTGCGCCGGGGCGGCAGTACTGTCTCCCGGGGCGCGGCTGCGCGGCCTGAGCGGagcggcggctgcggcggcgcggcggcggcggcgggtgCGCTCCGAGGCGGAGCTGCAGCAGCTGCGGCAGGCGGCCAACGTGCGCGAGCGGCGGCGCATGCAGTCCATCAACGACGCCTTCGAGGGGCTGCGCTCGCACATCCCCACGCTGCCCTACGAGAAGCGCCTCTCCAAGGTGGACACGCTGCGCCTGGCCATCGGCTACATCAACTTCCTCAGCGAGCTCGTGCAGGCCGACCTGCCCTTGCGCGGCGGTGGCGCGGGCGGCTGCGGGGGGCCGGGCGGCGGCGGGCGCCTGGGCGGGGACAGCCCGGGCAGCCAGGCCCAGAAGGTCATCATCTGCCATCGGGGCACCC GGTCCCCCTCCCCCAGCGACCCTGATTATGGCCTCCCTCCCCTAGCAGGACACTCTCTCTCATGGACTGATGAAAAACAACTCAAGGAACAAAATATTATCCGAACAGCCAAAGTCTGGACCCCAGAGGACCCCAGAAAACTCAACAGCAAATCTTCCTTCAACAACATAGAAAACGAACCACCATTTGAGTTTGTGTCCTGA